A genomic stretch from Setaria italica strain Yugu1 chromosome VII, Setaria_italica_v2.0, whole genome shotgun sequence includes:
- the LOC105914731 gene encoding uncharacterized protein LOC105914731, which produces MAAYCNEVRKLEDKFDGLELNHVTRRFNEAADELAKAASGRMPVPDGVFVSDQLKPSIRYLEPAGLGEVGNTPPVLDLSTDPKGISAAPPDPAPEAKPPDPVVMEIEAGPAAGADPTPDWRTPYLNYLVHDALPADKTEARRIARRAKSFAIINRELYKRSHTGILQRCIPIDQGKALIQDIHAGACGHHAAPRTLVGNAFRQGFYWPTAVADATQVVRTCEGCQFFARQTHLPAQALQTIPITWPFAVWGLDLFTGKRFLQFCDDHHIRVDWAAVAHPRTNGQVERANGMILQGLKPRIFDRLKKFGGRWVAELPAVLWSLRTTQNYQALHLIKSSLCAEEFDKVDGLQSAKEVWDTLFINHQGTKRVREGRIRALESELNQFIIEADKTPQEMFNRLNKIINKIRSLGSDKWGRREVVDNILLAYMARDVQLPILVREKRGFKKFTLANVIGIIEEHLITVKESKLSQEMSMIRKQIEKNNGVALKASHKNKENEESSSSKVTIKKSDDDSESESMDEEEMALFMKRVKRMMKRGGF; this is translated from the exons ATGGCCGCTTACTGCAATgaggtccgtaagctcgaggacaagttcgacgggttggagctcaaccacgtcacAAGGCGAttcaacgaagccgctgacgagctggcaaaggcggcgtccggccggatgcccgtccccgacggtgtcttcgttagcgaccagctgaagccttcaatccgttacctagagccagcaggg CTAGGGGAGGTCGGCAAcacgccacctgtcctggaccTGAGCACCGATCCCAAGGGAATCAGCGCTGCCCCACCCGACCCGGCCCCGGAAGCCAAGCCTCCCGACCCCGTGGTTATGGAAATTGAGGCGGGCCCTGCGGCGGGCGCTGACCCCACACCCGACTGGAGAACCCCGTACCTCAACTACCTTgtccacgacgcgctcccggcagacaaaaccgaagcccgcaggatcgcgcgccgtgcaaaatccttcgccatcatcaaCCGGGAGCTCTACAAGCGAAGTCACACGGGGATCCtacagcgctgcatcccgatcgaccagggaaaggcgctgatccaggatatccatgCCGgagcttgtggtcaccacgctgcgccaaggacgcttgtgggcaacgccttccgacaaggtttctactggccaaccgcggtcgcggatgctactcaggtagtccgcacctgcgagggatgccagttctttgcccgccaaacccacctgcccgcgcaggcgttacaaaccatccccatcacgtggccgttcgcggtctgggggctggatctc ttcaccggaaagagattcctccagttctgcgacgaccaccacattcgagtggattgggcggcagttgcgcacccccgcacgaacgggcaagtcgagcgagccaatggcatgatacttcagggtctcaagccacggatcttcgaccgccttaaaaagttcggcggacgatgggttgcggagctcccagcagtcctctggagcctgaggacgacc CAAAATTATCAAGCTTTACATCTCATCAAGAGCTCTTTGTGTGCCGAAGAATTTGACAAGGTGGATGGTTTGCAATCCGCCAAAGAAGTATGGGACACTCTCTTCATCAACCACCAAGGCACAAAGAGAGTTAGAGAAGGAAGAATTAGAGCCCTGGAAAGTGAACTAAATCAGTTCATCATTGAGGCAGATAAAACACCCCAAGAGATGTTCAATAGGTTGAATAAAATAATTAACAAGATAAGGTCTCTTGGGAGTGACAAGTGGGGAAGAAGAGAAGTGGTTGACAACATCCTCTTGGCCTATATGGCTAGAGATGTTCAACTCCCAATCTTGGTTAGGGAGAAGAGAGGATTTAAGAAGTTCACGCTGGCGAACGTGATTGGAATAATTGAAGAACACCTTATCACTGTCAAAGAATCCAAGCTATCCCAGGAGATGTCTATGATTCGTAAGCAAATTGAGAAGAACAATGGGGTAGCACTCAAGGCAagccacaagaacaaagaaaacGAAGAAAGCTCATCATCAAAAGTCACCATCAAGAAAAGTGATGATGATAGTGAAAGTGAGAGCATGGATGAGGAAGAAATGGCTTTATTCATGAAAAGAGTAAAGAGAATGATGAAGAGGGGTGGCTTCTGA
- the LOC111257933 gene encoding uncharacterized protein LOC111257933, translating to MDGGSGLNLLYAETLDAMGIDRSRLRPSKAPFHGVVPGKQATPLGQIDLPVTFGTPSNYRKEVLTFEVVGFCGTYHAILGRPCYAKFMAIPNYTYLKLKLPGPNGVITVGTTFQKAYECDVECCEYAAAITVTGDVAVQLAEFRS from the exons atggatggaggcagcggcctcaacctcctctacgccgagaccctcgacgctatggggattgatcgctcccgcctccgtcctagcaaggcgcccttccatggcgtcgtaCCCGGGAAGCAGGCGACACCCCTCGgacagatcgacctgcccgtcacgtttgggaccccttctaactataggaaggaggtcctcaccttcgaggtggtagggttttgtggaacctaccatgccatcttgggacggccgtgctacgcgaagttcatggcgatccccaactacacctacctcaagctcaagctgccggggcccaacggggtcatcaccgtcggcacgaccttccagaaggcatatgaGTGCGACGTGGAGTGTTGCGAGTATGCCGCGGCCATTACCGTCACCGGCGATgtggcggtccagcttgcggag TTCCGGTCGTGA